In Salmonella enterica subsp. enterica serovar Typhimurium str. LT2, a single window of DNA contains:
- a CDS encoding putative cytoplasmic protein: protein MGREIFNRRLPDNYNDFSHSMDNAANGHYFLRVASSNYKRPDGKNVRTVRDVIAEVDQNGVVVDEWRLFDILDPYRDVIMKTLDQGAVCLNIDASQSGHTLSEEDLAALDSSDKFGDIVGSGAGRNWAHVNSVDYDSEDDSIIISSRHQSAIIKIGRDKKVKWILGTPAGWKAPFNAAILTPVDSKGQKIACQDSGCEGDFDWTWTQHTAFKIDSKSKGDILYLSAFDNGDGRGLEQPAMQSMKYSRSVIYKIDQKNKTVQQIWQYGKERGNEWFSPVTSITEYQTDKNSVFVYSATAGGAFDLSVGAFTSLPNPYLEEFKWGEKEPAVEMQIHGARGYQAMPFSLTKALTE from the coding sequence ATGGGGCGTGAAATCTTTAACCGCCGCCTGCCGGATAATTATAACGATTTTTCACACTCAATGGATAACGCGGCCAACGGTCACTACTTCCTGCGTGTAGCCAGCTCTAACTATAAACGCCCTGATGGGAAAAATGTTCGTACCGTGCGTGATGTGATTGCCGAAGTTGATCAGAACGGCGTGGTAGTGGATGAATGGCGTCTGTTTGATATCCTCGATCCTTATCGTGATGTGATAATGAAAACCCTCGATCAGGGCGCTGTGTGCCTGAATATCGACGCCAGCCAGTCCGGCCATACGTTGAGCGAAGAAGATCTGGCGGCGCTGGACTCCTCCGACAAATTCGGGGATATCGTGGGTAGTGGGGCTGGCCGCAACTGGGCGCATGTCAACAGCGTCGACTATGACAGTGAAGATGATTCCATCATCATCAGCTCCCGCCACCAGAGTGCGATTATCAAAATCGGCCGCGATAAGAAAGTGAAGTGGATACTGGGTACGCCTGCTGGCTGGAAAGCGCCATTTAATGCCGCAATTCTGACGCCTGTGGATAGCAAAGGCCAAAAAATCGCCTGCCAGGACAGTGGCTGCGAGGGTGACTTCGACTGGACATGGACGCAACATACGGCCTTTAAAATTGATAGTAAGAGTAAAGGCGATATCTTATACCTTTCCGCTTTCGACAATGGCGATGGCCGCGGCTTAGAACAGCCTGCTATGCAGAGTATGAAATACAGCCGCTCCGTGATTTACAAAATCGACCAGAAAAACAAGACAGTCCAACAGATCTGGCAATACGGTAAAGAGCGCGGGAACGAGTGGTTTAGCCCGGTAACCTCTATCACCGAGTACCAGACTGACAAGAATTCTGTGTTCGTGTATTCCGCAACAGCAGGTGGTGCGTTTGATTTATCGGTAGGCGCATTTACCAGCTTGCCTAATCCGTATCTGGAAGAGTTCAAATGGGGAGAAAAAGAGCCTGCGGTTGAAATGCAAATACATGGTGCGCGTGGATATCAGGCTATGCCATTTAGCCTGACCAAAGCGCTTACTGAGTAG